The Fusarium fujikuroi IMI 58289 draft genome, chromosome FFUJ_chr05 DNA segment TATGTGCTATATTTTGCCAAGACGCCTTTTCTCGAGAGTCAGTGAAGCTGAGATGTTCTGGAGCGGCCACCCCGAATCACGTTCTGATTCTGACTGGCAGGTAGATTTGATCACTTGGCTGCGTGCGTGATGTTGCCTGCTTTTCTACTATGTAAGTTAGGGCACTGTTGATTGATATCGCCATGAACCAATTCGCTATTCGTAGATGATCCTTGTAATTGTCTGTTCTTGATGGGCCACTAATGCAATCTTTATTGAGACTAACATGAGTCCTACAGAGGGATTGCCAGCCTGGAGAGAATCAGGTTTCAATGGTTAATGGTGTTGAGTCAGCTACCAAGAACCTTCTCAATGATGAAAGATCCATGAGTTCAACCTTGCAAAATAGTAACCTTTGTTTATAATTACGTCTGCCAAAACTGTTCGTTCCTTGGCTACCTAGAATTCATGGATCTCACCCTCTACTCGGGCGTTCTCGCTAGGGGACCCATATCCTGATCGACTCCCCTCTCTTATTCTGGAGGACGACGtcgcccccccccccccccccccccccttcCCACTCGCTAGAACAAATCAAGCTCGATGCCCCTGTCAGCTCAAGAACATGACACCCCCCTGTCTTGATCCCCGGTTCTTTAGGTATGGTGAAAGAAAGCACAGCAGGTTCCGTCACTGATTTAGtggtcttcttttctttcaccCGCTGAATGGGCTCTGTACGAAATACTGTACCGCCGCCACTGTTGTTTCTCTGATCCATCGTATCGCCAAGACCAGGCCGTAAATCAACTCACCAAcctccctcttcctttttctttctctaccTCGTACTTCCTCGACTGCTTCTGGTCTTGTTTATTTGCTTTTCCGTTTGTCATCAATCAAATCTTGCGTCGGAATCAATCCTCCCTCCTCATAGGACTACCTCCCTGCCTCTAACGGAATAACGAACCATCGACCCCAAGTCTAGAACTGATCTGCAAGGCGGAACTGAACCGTACGGGACAACAGGAGAAGGCAATTCAACTTCAGCAATTCCCATCAGCGACTACAGTAGGCGAAACGATAAACTTGAGTGATATCGCCTGCTTCATATGCCCACGCCATCCATCATAAGACCCTGTTTCTCTTACCAACGCTCTCGTCATACCGAACACTCTGCAACACCAAAGCCAGCGTCTGTCTCAGTAGAGGTTTCAGTCACATCGCCGTCGGCAGCAAACACAACAagaaacaagacaagactcTCAAAGCAAGGGTTAGACTGGAAATTAAGCCTCGTCTCTTTCTGCAGTGCAATTCTCTTCACTTCTTGCCTGACCTGATAGTGTCCAAGTCCAGATTGCGCCGCATTCTACGTACTTCTTCTCCCTTTCTCGGTTGGCTCCGTCTGGCTCTGAATTAGagttgatctgatctgcTCAAATACCTACCAGCGCCTGGCCATTCATTGCATCTGCATTTGTACTTGCATTTGCTTCTGTTCCAGTTCATCCCTTTCCCGtcgtcttgtctttcttgtcACTCTGCTTGAAAGCTATACCCTTGCAGGCACCCACCTAATACAGGGCCCTGCTCCCTCTTACATACGCCCAGTTACATctttgttttcctttttctcaAATCCCCTCCTTCGGGTGCCTGATTTCCCTCCAAATATGTTTACTCAACCAGTGGTTTCCACGCCTACGGGCCCGCCACAATCGTCCTCAACATCCACCTCAAGACCGAGTCGTCTCCGAGGTTTGAGCTACTTGCGCAACTACACACAAAATCATTTATTGTCTCGCGACAACCACCATAACAGCTCCAGCACTGGATCAGCAGGcggcacaggcacaggcacagcaaGCGCACGAAGCACGTCCCCTAATCGACACGGCTCTAGCCTCACGCGATCCCTCAGCCATTCGCCTACTACAAGTGGACCATCCACTGGAACCCAGAACATCAACCACTTGACACTCGTCAGTTCGACGCCCGATCCCGTGAGGAATTTGACATCGGCGACCACCACAACATCGGTACCTGCGCTGCCTCCTACTTCTGTTCCTGCTTCCGCTTCCGCTTGCGCTGCTGCAGACGCTGCTACAACAAATTCTACTGAATCACCAAAAGCTTCCTCACAGCATTCTACCGACATCAACGACCCCGCTACCGCTGCAACAGAATTATCAATGGCTGTAGATACTGAGGCCTCCGCAGCCGCAGCCACTGGCGCCGTCGACTCCAACCAGGACCAGCCTACCATGACGAGATCACGATCAGCCACCACTGGCGAAGGGGGCTCGTCGACTCCCGAAACTGTCCCATCAATTCGCTTCTCAGCCTACTACGACCCGCGCTCTACACGCCCGTCCCTGACATTCCCTCCTATTTCCAGAACTCTGCCGACGGGGTCTGAGAAGATTCGTGTTGGTCGTTACTCAGAACGCGATAGTCACTCCATGTCGAATATGCCTGGTAACCAGCCATCAGCTGCACCAGTGGGTTTTAAGAGCAAGGTCGTCAGTCGTCGCCACTGCGAGTTCTGGTACGAGGATGGAAAATGGTACATTAAGGACGTTAAAAGCTCTTCTGGTACATTCTTAAACCATATTCGCTTGAGCCCACCGTCTCAGGAAAGCAAAGCTTTCCCCGTCAACGATGGAGATATCGTTCAACTCGGAATTGACTTTAAAGGTGGAGAAGAGATGATCTTCCGCTGTGTCAAGATGCGACTAGAGTTGAACCGTGGCTGGCAGA contains these protein-coding regions:
- a CDS encoding related to dma1, component of spindle assembly checkpoint, yielding MFTQPVVSTPTGPPQSSSTSTSRPSRLRGLSYLRNYTQNHLLSRDNHHNSSSTGSAGGTGTGTASARSTSPNRHGSSLTRSLSHSPTTSGPSTGTQNINHLTLVSSTPDPVRNLTSATTTTSVPALPPTSVPASASACAAADAATTNSTESPKASSQHSTDINDPATAATELSMAVDTEASAAAATGAVDSNQDQPTMTRSRSATTGEGGSSTPETVPSIRFSAYYDPRSTRPSLTFPPISRTLPTGSEKIRVGRYSERDSHSMSNMPGNQPSAAPVGFKSKVVSRRHCEFWYEDGKWYIKDVKSSSGTFLNHIRLSPPSQESKAFPVNDGDIVQLGIDFKGGEEMIFRCVKMRLELNRGWQNKLNTFNMAAHKRLQTMASSGAAGTNSQDCSICLSSIAPCQSLFVAPCSHTWHFKCVRSLLNSPQYPIFICPNCRAGADLEADVDELAEEWQQLKNEAEAEASTPAQADTEPETDPVPAAANSGTSTPERSHTADIDHMDVTVNITPETPQRNEVSHAISEPLPIRNAASAPRRVGQLGDSRTPSPPGGTEGPITPRNNVGPWVFDGSAGRTVSATEGEMTSIDAAAQPDTSEHDITVR